The Vibrio bathopelagicus genomic sequence GCTGGTTCAGAGGCTGGAAAAGGAGCTGGTAAATTATCTGCGTATGCTGCATTAAAGCCCAGAATAGCACCGACTATAATTCCAATTTGTGTAACTTTCATAAGTTGTATCCTTATACATTTCCATGTCGACTATGTTGTTACTTCATCGAGAAGCAACGGTGAATCAAGCTTTCCATACTGCGCGCTAATTGGCTTGATTGATGTGAATTCTCATTGAGCTAGACGCGTTGATTACTGCAAAGTCATTGCCGTTCTGAGAAATTCCTAAATTGTCTCCTCCAGACCCAACCATATAAGCCGTATTGCCATGACCTTTCTGAGCAATACTTAATTGGCTGTTTTGTCCTGAGTAATTAGCTTGTCCTATCACCGCCAAGTTGTTATCTCCATCTTGGGAGATCAGAGCGTCGGAATTGGCTCCGAGCTGACCAATAGCGGCTTTGTTGTTTGCTCCATCCTGATCAATAAGAGCAATATTATTCTTTCCTATTTGTCCTATATAAGCTGAATTAGAGCTTCCGTTTTGTTTGATCTTGGCTTTATTATTTGCGCTGGTTCCTAGACTATGTTGTTGAATAATCGCAATGGAACCTGAAGAGTCGGATATATCTATTTCTGAGTAGTTATCCAAATCCCGTGACGAAATAAGATCTAAGTCATTAAACTCGTTTACGACGTCATGGTTTACGTTGTGTAGAAAGCTTCCCTCCAAATCAGAAGCGATAGCACTATTAAAACTACCTATTGATAAATATAAACAAGTTAAGCCGATAAGTGACGCGTCCCTAGTTATCATTACCTTTACCTTAAAGTGTTTGTGGTTTTTACCTCAATCAAGAACCGAAACATAAATTCCTGCACTGAGAGCTGTGTAAGCCAATGTAATGAGGAGATTCTAGGTAGC encodes the following:
- a CDS encoding curlin subunit CsgB; this encodes MITRDASLIGLTCLYLSIGSFNSAIASDLEGSFLHNVNHDVVNEFNDLDLISSRDLDNYSEIDISDSSGSIAIIQQHSLGTSANNKAKIKQNGSSNSAYIGQIGKNNIALIDQDGANNKAAIGQLGANSDALISQDGDNNLAVIGQANYSGQNSQLSIAQKGHGNTAYMVGSGGDNLGISQNGNDFAVINASSSMRIHINQAN